In a genomic window of Sutcliffiella sp. FSL R7-0096:
- a CDS encoding DegV family protein codes for MIKLMADSTCDLSNDVLEMYDISLAPLSINIEGKTFKDRVDIEPDEFYGMMEALSEFPTTGMPSPVEYLTIIKEAVESGYKEILCICMSSGTSGSQQSAELAKGYFFEENPDSPVKIHVVDSKCMSHGSGWLLLKSAMMREKGASFQELIDFNENYKTNVKHFLSVDDLDHLIKSGRLSNASAFLGKLLMLKPIMTMKNGKGAIVAKERGLKRVLKHYVEEFIKRNDETVTDFIIIGYTSDIKIAENLKVKLEKETDFTGAIHIMQMGVSVGTHVGLGALSMFFVEKK; via the coding sequence ATGATTAAACTAATGGCAGATTCAACTTGTGATTTATCCAACGACGTGCTAGAGATGTATGACATCAGTTTGGCACCATTGAGCATTAATATTGAGGGAAAGACCTTTAAAGATAGAGTTGACATAGAACCGGATGAATTTTACGGCATGATGGAGGCCCTTTCAGAGTTTCCGACGACAGGGATGCCTAGTCCGGTAGAGTATCTGACCATTATCAAGGAGGCCGTCGAGAGCGGCTACAAGGAAATACTTTGCATTTGCATGTCCAGTGGGACAAGTGGATCCCAACAATCAGCTGAATTGGCAAAAGGATATTTCTTTGAGGAAAATCCAGATTCACCAGTGAAGATTCATGTGGTAGATTCCAAGTGTATGAGTCATGGAAGCGGCTGGCTTTTGTTAAAGAGCGCGATGATGAGGGAGAAAGGCGCCTCCTTCCAAGAGTTGATTGATTTTAATGAGAACTATAAAACCAATGTGAAACACTTCCTTTCCGTGGATGATCTGGATCATTTAATTAAAAGTGGAAGGCTTTCAAATGCCAGTGCATTCCTCGGAAAGCTGCTGATGCTTAAGCCGATTATGACCATGAAAAACGGGAAAGGCGCCATCGTTGCGAAAGAAAGAGGCTTGAAACGGGTCCTCAAGCATTATGTGGAGGAGTTCATCAAGCGTAATGATGAAACAGTGACGGACTTTATTATCATCGGCTACACTTCTGACATAAAGATTGCCGAGAACCTGAAAGTGAAGCTAGAAAAGGAAACGGATTTCACCGGTGCCATCCATATCATGCAGATGGGCGTTTCTGTTGGTACCCATGTGGGACTTGGTGCCCTTTCCATGTTCTTTGTTGAGAAAAAATAA
- the pxpB gene encoding 5-oxoprolinase subunit PxpB, whose translation MKVQFHPLGDTGIQILFGSDISEKTNHQIRLFADHLRKQDIEGIIEWVPAYTTLTIFYQPDKINYKDLCQKLEEIQDQSQREDVNSDSIVYEIPVLYGGEVGPDLSEVASCNGLTENQVVSIHSAQSYLIYMMGFVPGFPYLGGMTKDIATPRRENPRAKIEAGSVGIAGEQTGVYPLETPGGWQVIGKTPVKLYDPEREDPILLSAGAYIRFVPIGQKEYEEIEEAIKLGEYKVKSYQKGGGHDENHRPEQ comes from the coding sequence TTGAAAGTCCAATTTCACCCATTAGGGGATACAGGTATACAGATTCTATTTGGGTCCGACATATCAGAAAAAACGAATCATCAGATTAGACTGTTTGCGGATCACCTTAGGAAGCAAGATATCGAAGGCATTATAGAGTGGGTGCCGGCCTATACGACGCTCACTATATTCTATCAACCGGATAAAATTAACTATAAGGATTTGTGCCAAAAGCTCGAGGAAATTCAAGACCAATCACAAAGGGAAGATGTAAACTCTGACTCTATCGTCTATGAAATCCCTGTCCTGTATGGAGGGGAGGTCGGGCCTGATTTGTCAGAGGTGGCAAGCTGCAATGGATTGACGGAAAATCAGGTCGTTTCTATCCATTCTGCCCAGTCCTATCTTATATACATGATGGGGTTTGTCCCAGGCTTTCCTTACTTGGGTGGAATGACGAAAGATATTGCCACACCAAGACGAGAAAATCCGAGGGCAAAAATCGAGGCTGGATCAGTAGGAATAGCGGGGGAGCAAACAGGTGTCTACCCTTTAGAAACTCCAGGTGGATGGCAGGTTATCGGGAAGACGCCCGTGAAGCTTTATGATCCAGAGAGGGAGGACCCGATCCTTTTATCTGCTGGGGCTTATATCCGCTTCGTTCCTATTGGACAAAAAGAATATGAAGAGATAGAAGAAGCCATCAAGCTTGGTGAATATAAGGTGAAAAGCTATCAAAAAGGGGGAGGACATGATGAAAACCATCGAC
- a CDS encoding YibE/F family protein yields the protein MNVLVVLAAILFLLMVLVGGKKGVRSFIALFVNFGVLFMTILFMTDPNANPIVLTLIACIIISCVSLFYINEWNVKTTIAFISTVISIIIMLLFISFITKHSMIQGFSEEEIEEMGMYSMYLGVDFVKIGASVIIMSTIGAIVDIAISITSPMREIHHHNPNISRKELFMSGMSIGRDILGTSANTIFFAFFGGYLALLIWFKELSYSTGQIINSKVFSAEMITILCAGTGIAIVIPIASWITAYVLVKTNKVGH from the coding sequence ATGAATGTATTAGTTGTACTTGCAGCGATCTTGTTCCTCTTGATGGTTCTTGTTGGTGGGAAAAAAGGGGTGCGTTCCTTCATCGCACTCTTCGTTAATTTCGGTGTGCTCTTTATGACCATTCTGTTTATGACAGATCCCAATGCGAATCCTATTGTCTTGACCTTGATTGCCTGCATCATCATTAGCTGTGTCAGCCTGTTTTATATTAATGAATGGAACGTCAAAACAACCATTGCATTTATTTCGACGGTCATCTCTATCATCATCATGCTACTCTTTATTTCTTTTATCACGAAACATTCCATGATCCAGGGGTTCAGTGAAGAAGAAATAGAAGAGATGGGCATGTATTCCATGTATCTAGGAGTAGATTTTGTTAAAATTGGGGCTTCCGTCATCATCATGAGCACGATCGGTGCCATTGTTGATATTGCCATCTCCATCACATCTCCCATGCGTGAAATACATCATCATAATCCGAACATCAGCCGAAAAGAACTGTTTATGTCCGGTATGAGCATAGGAAGGGATATTCTAGGGACAAGTGCCAACACTATCTTTTTCGCCTTTTTTGGAGGCTATCTGGCCTTGCTTATCTGGTTTAAGGAGCTGTCCTATTCTACCGGGCAAATCATCAATTCTAAAGTGTTCAGTGCCGAGATGATCACGATCCTTTGTGCCGGGACAGGTATCGCCATTGTGATTCCGATCGCTTCCTGGATTACGGCGTATGTTTTAGTGAAAACGAATAAGGTAGGACATTAG
- the yiaA gene encoding inner membrane protein YiaA: protein MAEMNENPLLKRDENKPKIKVERKEGEPTAAFKGASWAALVVGVSAYLIGLFNAAMELNEKGYYFAVLVFGLYAAVSLQKAVRDKEEDIPVSGIYYGLSWFAVIVAISLMAIGLYNAGSIILSEKGFYGMSFVLSLFAAITIQKNIRDTQNARERD, encoded by the coding sequence ATGGCTGAAATGAATGAAAATCCTTTATTGAAAAGGGATGAAAATAAACCGAAGATCAAAGTGGAAAGAAAAGAAGGCGAGCCGACTGCTGCGTTTAAAGGTGCAAGCTGGGCTGCTCTTGTGGTAGGGGTTTCAGCTTATCTCATCGGACTGTTCAATGCCGCGATGGAACTGAATGAGAAGGGCTATTATTTTGCTGTATTGGTATTCGGCCTGTACGCAGCTGTATCCCTCCAAAAAGCAGTAAGAGATAAGGAAGAGGATATCCCTGTTTCCGGTATCTACTACGGACTCAGTTGGTTTGCGGTCATTGTCGCCATTTCCTTGATGGCGATCGGGCTGTACAATGCGGGCAGTATCATTTTAAGTGAAAAAGGATTCTACGGCATGTCATTTGTGCTAAGCTTATTTGCGGCAATCACGATCCAGAAAAATATTCGAGATACGCAAAATGCCAGAGAACGAGATTAA
- the mqo gene encoding malate dehydrogenase (quinone) — protein MSNMQKKTDVILIGAGVMSATLGSLLKEVAPDWEIKVFEKLASAGEESSNEWNNAGTGHAALCELNYTSVKADGSIDISKAVKVNEQFQLSRQYWSYLVKRNLISNPQDFIMPIPHISFVEGTENVTFLKKRMEALSRNPLFKGMEYSEDPAKLKEWMPLMMEGRTSTEPIAATKIDSGTDVNFGALTRMLFDQLEKSNVEVHYEHSVEDLKRAKDGSWELKIRDIKSGKVESHYAKFVFIGGGGGSLPLLQKTGIPESKNIGGFPVSGLFLVCNNPEVIEKHHAKVYGKAKVGAPPMSVPHLDTRYINNKKSLLFGPFAGFSPKFLKTGSNLDLIGSVKPYNVMTMLSAGFKEMALTKYLIQQVLLSNEKRIDELREFIPNAKSEDWEIVVAGQRVQVIKDTEAGGKGTLQFGTEVVSASDGSIAALLGASPGASTAVHVMLEVFEKCFPEQMFQWKEKIQEMIPSYGVSLVDNPALFDELFASTAETLFLSKEQKELSFH, from the coding sequence ATGAGCAACATGCAGAAAAAAACAGACGTTATCTTAATTGGTGCCGGGGTCATGAGTGCGACGCTTGGATCGTTATTAAAAGAAGTAGCGCCAGATTGGGAGATTAAAGTATTCGAGAAGCTGGCAAGCGCTGGGGAAGAGAGCTCGAATGAATGGAATAATGCGGGTACGGGACATGCTGCACTATGCGAACTTAACTATACATCCGTGAAAGCGGACGGCTCCATTGATATCAGCAAGGCGGTCAAAGTCAACGAACAGTTCCAACTTTCCAGACAGTACTGGTCCTATCTAGTAAAACGCAACCTGATTAGCAATCCGCAGGACTTTATCATGCCGATTCCACATATCAGTTTTGTGGAAGGGACAGAAAATGTCACGTTTTTGAAAAAACGGATGGAAGCGCTGTCAAGGAATCCGCTGTTCAAAGGCATGGAATATTCCGAGGATCCGGCAAAACTGAAGGAATGGATGCCTCTTATGATGGAGGGGCGCACCTCGACGGAGCCGATTGCGGCAACGAAAATTGACTCTGGTACAGATGTGAATTTCGGTGCGTTGACCCGCATGTTGTTTGACCAATTAGAGAAAAGCAATGTGGAAGTCCATTATGAGCATAGTGTGGAGGACCTTAAGCGTGCCAAGGACGGCTCTTGGGAATTGAAGATCCGTGATATCAAATCCGGAAAAGTCGAATCTCATTATGCCAAGTTCGTCTTTATCGGCGGGGGTGGCGGAAGCCTGCCTCTATTGCAAAAGACCGGTATCCCGGAATCGAAGAATATTGGCGGTTTCCCGGTAAGTGGCCTCTTCCTCGTATGCAACAATCCTGAGGTCATCGAGAAGCATCATGCGAAAGTATACGGAAAGGCAAAGGTTGGTGCGCCTCCGATGTCTGTACCGCATCTTGATACAAGGTATATCAACAACAAGAAGAGTCTGCTGTTCGGCCCATTTGCAGGCTTCTCACCAAAGTTTTTGAAAACAGGATCCAATCTGGATTTAATCGGATCCGTGAAGCCGTATAATGTCATGACGATGTTATCTGCAGGATTCAAGGAAATGGCCCTGACAAAATATTTGATTCAACAGGTGTTGTTATCCAATGAAAAGCGCATTGATGAGCTGCGCGAGTTTATCCCTAACGCTAAAAGCGAAGATTGGGAGATTGTCGTGGCGGGTCAACGTGTTCAAGTCATCAAGGATACAGAAGCTGGCGGCAAAGGGACTCTTCAATTTGGAACGGAAGTGGTCAGCGCCAGTGACGGCTCGATAGCAGCATTGCTTGGCGCTTCTCCGGGGGCTTCTACTGCTGTTCATGTCATGCTTGAGGTCTTTGAGAAATGCTTCCCAGAGCAGATGTTTCAATGGAAAGAGAAAATCCAAGAAATGATTCCTAGCTATGGCGTATCTTTAGTAGATAACCCTGCGCTATTTGATGAGCTTTTTGCCTCCACCGCGGAAACTCTCTTTCTTAGTAAGGAACAAAAAGAGCTTTCCTTTCATTAA
- a CDS encoding YibE/F family protein — protein MFNTTKRKYISLYLILAICMFSSFFFVQNNHSFYDRPIAKVVETKLEDQTELVDMYENEDVMYRQQVIAELQNGKHKGEQIFLTNEYSNSGGYDQEYRVGNELFVSFQSSQEEGAMLKGNIEDVKRDKFLLLTAWLFVLVLVLVGKKQGIYSIVSLVVNAMLLSYALTIYMKSSNISLVLICGISAILFTVISLLLVNGRNEKSYAAVISTLLGTLALMFITYLVIGATSGNGLRYEDMQFLTRPPEVVFMAGILVGSLGAVMDIAITMSSSIFSLYEKKPNISVKALVASGMDIGKDIMGTMTNILFFAYVSGSIPILILYFMNASPFGYTLSLNLSLELARALAGGIGIVLTIPIGLYVSIFFVNRKRARA, from the coding sequence ATGTTCAACACTACTAAACGAAAATATATATCCCTCTACCTTATTTTAGCCATTTGCATGTTCTCCTCCTTTTTCTTTGTCCAAAATAACCATTCCTTTTATGACCGGCCAATAGCCAAAGTAGTGGAAACAAAGCTTGAGGATCAGACAGAGCTGGTTGATATGTATGAGAATGAAGATGTCATGTACAGGCAGCAGGTTATTGCGGAATTGCAAAACGGAAAGCACAAAGGTGAGCAAATCTTTTTAACAAATGAGTATTCGAATTCCGGGGGGTACGACCAGGAATACCGAGTTGGTAATGAGCTTTTTGTTTCCTTCCAATCCTCCCAAGAAGAGGGTGCCATGCTAAAAGGTAACATAGAGGACGTGAAGCGGGATAAATTTCTTCTATTAACGGCATGGTTGTTTGTCTTGGTGTTAGTTTTGGTAGGAAAGAAACAGGGAATATATTCGATCGTAAGTCTCGTCGTGAACGCGATGTTATTATCCTATGCATTAACTATTTATATGAAATCCTCCAATATCAGCTTGGTGTTGATATGCGGCATCAGTGCGATATTGTTCACGGTCATTTCTCTCTTGCTGGTTAATGGACGGAATGAAAAGTCCTATGCGGCGGTCATTTCTACCTTGCTGGGCACCTTGGCATTAATGTTCATCACCTATCTCGTTATCGGGGCAACTTCCGGAAATGGATTAAGGTATGAGGACATGCAGTTTTTAACCCGGCCTCCTGAGGTGGTGTTCATGGCTGGGATCTTGGTGGGGTCGCTCGGTGCGGTAATGGATATTGCCATCACAATGTCCTCTTCCATTTTCAGCTTATATGAAAAGAAGCCGAACATATCGGTAAAGGCACTTGTGGCATCTGGGATGGATATCGGAAAAGATATCATGGGAACCATGACCAACATTTTGTTCTTCGCTTATGTGAGCGGTTCTATTCCCATCTTGATTTTATATTTTATGAATGCTTCGCCTTTCGGCTACACCCTATCCCTTAACCTTTCCTTAGAGCTTGCCAGGGCATTGGCTGGGGGAATAGGGATTGTGCTGACGATTCCAATCGGTTTATATGTGTCGATATTTTTTGTCAACCGGAAGAGGGCGAGGGCATGA
- a CDS encoding ATP-binding cassette domain-containing protein produces the protein MITLHHVSKEFEGFQAVKAVSLKIDKGEIHGIIGASGAGKSTLLRLINLLEVPDAGQVEVNGQDLTKLRGNKLREARKSIGMIFQHFNLVANKTVYENVAVSLQLSGFPWKKRRQRVMECLQFVGMEGFVEKYPAQLSGGQKQRVAIARALANNPEVLLCDEPTSSLDPNTTAEVLRVLENVNKSLGVTVVVVSHEMEVIKSICHNVTVMANGEVYETVRTKPQGVKQIDSNPQYFVDQLVKGADTDDA, from the coding sequence ATGATTACATTACATCATGTCAGTAAAGAATTCGAAGGTTTTCAAGCCGTAAAAGCTGTTTCTTTGAAAATAGATAAAGGGGAAATCCATGGGATTATTGGAGCCAGTGGTGCCGGTAAATCAACCTTGCTGCGACTGATCAACCTGTTGGAAGTCCCGGACGCCGGACAGGTGGAAGTGAACGGTCAGGATCTCACAAAGTTGCGGGGCAACAAACTCCGCGAGGCTCGAAAGTCCATCGGGATGATTTTTCAGCATTTTAATTTGGTGGCAAATAAAACGGTTTACGAAAATGTTGCCGTATCCCTTCAATTGTCAGGCTTTCCGTGGAAAAAACGTCGTCAACGAGTAATGGAATGCCTTCAATTTGTAGGGATGGAAGGTTTTGTGGAGAAATACCCTGCACAGTTGAGCGGAGGGCAAAAGCAACGTGTGGCCATTGCAAGGGCTTTGGCGAATAATCCCGAAGTGCTATTGTGCGATGAACCCACCTCTTCGCTTGATCCAAACACAACTGCTGAAGTCCTACGTGTTTTGGAAAATGTCAACAAAAGCCTTGGTGTCACAGTGGTCGTGGTCAGTCATGAAATGGAAGTCATCAAAAGTATCTGCCATAACGTGACGGTCATGGCAAACGGGGAAGTATATGAGACGGTGCGAACAAAACCGCAGGGTGTCAAACAGATAGACAGCAATCCACAATACTTTGTCGACCAGCTGGTGAAGGGGGCTGACACAGATGATGCCTGA
- a CDS encoding MetQ/NlpA family ABC transporter substrate-binding protein — protein MKKLIFLMTLAIVMLAGCAQNNQGNEGEAGDAGQNQEKEQATLKVASLIPPMTEILELVKPKLAEEGIDLEVVVLGDNVQPNSALANGEVDANFFQHVPYMEEFNRNNDAELVGITPIYYANYGVYAKDYNDMEELPEGAVVAIANDVSNIDRSLALLAQHDVITLKEKTGPYHTQADIVENPNNYKFEEVDLLMLARMYDDADAVVMTPAYAAPLGLTPKSDALLTEGTDNEFAITLVAREDNKDAEAIKKLAEAMTSQEVREFLEENYDETAIPAF, from the coding sequence ATGAAAAAATTAATATTTTTAATGACGTTAGCTATCGTAATGCTAGCTGGCTGCGCGCAAAATAATCAAGGAAATGAAGGAGAGGCTGGGGATGCTGGCCAGAATCAAGAAAAAGAACAAGCAACGCTAAAAGTGGCTTCCCTTATTCCGCCAATGACAGAAATTTTGGAGCTTGTGAAACCAAAGCTTGCAGAGGAAGGCATTGATTTAGAAGTGGTTGTATTAGGCGATAATGTCCAGCCAAACAGCGCCCTTGCAAATGGTGAAGTGGACGCAAACTTCTTCCAGCACGTTCCTTACATGGAGGAATTCAACCGTAACAACGACGCAGAGTTGGTTGGGATCACACCAATCTATTATGCGAACTATGGCGTATATGCGAAAGACTACAACGATATGGAAGAACTGCCAGAAGGCGCTGTCGTTGCCATTGCAAATGACGTTTCCAATATCGACCGCTCATTGGCACTTCTTGCACAACACGATGTCATCACGTTAAAAGAAAAAACAGGACCTTACCATACACAAGCAGATATCGTAGAAAACCCGAATAACTATAAATTCGAAGAAGTCGACCTGCTGATGCTTGCTAGAATGTACGATGACGCAGATGCGGTGGTCATGACTCCAGCTTACGCAGCTCCACTTGGATTGACGCCGAAAAGTGATGCACTACTGACAGAAGGAACCGACAACGAATTTGCCATCACACTTGTAGCCCGTGAAGACAACAAGGACGCAGAAGCTATCAAGAAGCTGGCTGAAGCCATGACAAGTCAGGAAGTACGTGAATTTCTAGAAGAAAACTATGACGAAACGGCGATTCCGGCATTTTAA
- a CDS encoding NRAMP family divalent metal transporter, with product MSSKQKNSYDDLHKPTKSNWSVLLGAAFLMGASAIGPGFLTQTAVFTEQLLASFGFVILMSIILDIGVQVNVWRIIAVSKKRGQDIANMVLPGLGYFLAFAVALGGLAFNVGNIGGAGLGMNVLFGIDVRIGAVITAAIAIGIFLSKEAGVAMDKIARYLGLMMVLLTLYVAFQSNPPVGEAVFRTFAPETIDVFAIITLVGGTVGGYITFAGGHRLLDAGISGKENLHHVTKSSVSGIVIASIMRIFLFLAVLGVVAAGFKLDPNNPPASVFMEAAGMVGYKMFGLVLWAAGITSVVGAAYTSVSFLRTLSKKIDRNNSKVIIGFIVVSTIIFAFIGEPVLLLILAGAFNGLILPVALGTLLIAAYKKEIVGDYKHPLWLTIFGAVVFIATAYLAAVTLINQVPKLFS from the coding sequence ATGTCTTCAAAACAGAAGAACAGCTACGATGATTTACATAAACCGACGAAAAGTAACTGGAGTGTCCTGCTAGGAGCGGCCTTTCTGATGGGGGCTTCTGCCATCGGACCGGGTTTCTTAACGCAAACGGCTGTATTTACTGAACAGCTTCTTGCAAGCTTCGGTTTTGTCATATTAATGTCGATCATCTTGGATATTGGGGTACAGGTAAATGTTTGGAGAATTATCGCCGTCTCCAAGAAAAGGGGGCAGGATATTGCCAATATGGTCCTGCCTGGACTTGGGTATTTCCTCGCTTTTGCCGTTGCCTTGGGTGGTCTTGCATTCAACGTAGGTAACATTGGTGGGGCGGGCCTCGGAATGAACGTACTTTTTGGTATCGATGTGCGAATTGGAGCCGTCATCACCGCTGCCATTGCCATAGGGATATTCCTATCCAAAGAGGCAGGAGTGGCAATGGACAAGATTGCTCGTTATTTGGGATTGATGATGGTTTTGCTCACCCTTTATGTGGCATTCCAAAGTAATCCGCCTGTAGGGGAGGCTGTTTTCCGTACGTTTGCGCCGGAAACCATTGATGTCTTTGCCATTATTACCCTGGTTGGTGGAACGGTTGGTGGCTATATCACGTTCGCTGGTGGACACAGGCTATTGGATGCCGGAATCAGCGGAAAGGAAAACCTGCATCATGTGACGAAGAGTTCTGTATCAGGAATTGTCATCGCTTCTATCATGCGAATATTCTTGTTCCTTGCCGTGCTTGGTGTTGTTGCCGCCGGTTTTAAATTAGATCCAAACAATCCACCTGCATCCGTTTTTATGGAGGCAGCGGGAATGGTTGGTTATAAAATGTTCGGCCTAGTGCTCTGGGCAGCGGGGATCACCTCTGTTGTCGGGGCAGCTTATACATCTGTTTCTTTTTTACGAACATTGTCTAAAAAGATTGATCGAAATAACTCAAAGGTCATCATTGGGTTCATTGTCGTATCCACGATTATTTTTGCTTTCATTGGCGAGCCAGTTCTATTGTTGATCTTGGCTGGTGCGTTTAACGGACTTATTTTACCTGTCGCACTTGGAACGCTACTGATAGCAGCTTACAAAAAAGAGATTGTCGGGGATTACAAACACCCGTTGTGGTTGACGATTTTTGGTGCGGTTGTGTTTATCGCAACAGCTTACTTGGCAGCGGTCACGTTAATCAACCAGGTGCCGAAGCTGTTCTCATAA
- a CDS encoding methionine ABC transporter permease, which produces MPEILLQYEAEIWRSIGETFIMVGMSILAAILVGLPVGTLLFLCRKGNLLANQLTFSTLNLLVNIIRSFPFLLLVVFLIPFTRWIIGTAIGTAAATVPLAIIAIAHYSRLVEQSLLDVPKGVLEAAVSMGASVREVVFKFLYVEARSGLVLGLTTSIISFISYSTIMGVVGGGGIGDFAIRYGYQRFETELMMYMIIIMVILVQLIQFTGMTVSRMIDKR; this is translated from the coding sequence ATGCCTGAAATCTTACTTCAGTATGAAGCGGAAATCTGGCGGTCCATAGGAGAAACCTTCATCATGGTCGGCATGTCCATTCTCGCTGCGATTTTGGTGGGGCTTCCGGTAGGGACACTTCTTTTCCTATGCAGAAAAGGGAATTTGCTAGCCAATCAGCTTACCTTCTCCACGTTGAATCTATTGGTGAACATCATCCGCTCCTTCCCGTTTTTGCTATTGGTCGTATTTTTGATTCCATTTACCCGCTGGATTATCGGGACAGCTATCGGAACGGCAGCAGCGACCGTGCCGCTTGCGATCATTGCCATCGCGCACTATTCCCGCCTTGTCGAGCAGTCCTTATTGGATGTGCCTAAAGGGGTGTTGGAGGCAGCTGTCTCGATGGGTGCTTCAGTAAGGGAAGTGGTCTTTAAATTCCTTTACGTGGAAGCCAGGTCCGGCCTTGTCCTTGGATTGACCACCTCGATCATCAGCTTTATTTCCTACTCTACCATCATGGGCGTGGTAGGCGGCGGTGGAATCGGGGATTTCGCCATCCGTTACGGCTATCAACGATTTGAAACCGAATTGATGATGTATATGATCATCATTATGGTCATACTGGTACAACTGATACAATTTACAGGCATGACTGTATCAAGAATGATTGATAAAAGATAA
- a CDS encoding pirin-like C-terminal cupin domain-containing protein, producing MKKANRVIRDHWKVQYKNPGYPHVQQGWVLPPDRMYEYDPFILMADDWFKRGTFSDHPHRGFQTITYVIDGRLEHTDNQGGHSVLHAGDVQYMNAGSGARHAEEAVDEDVIHTLQLWLNLPKSLKQTESSYQNVLLEDAPLVEVDGGSLRVYSGSVEGVTGPMNSLVPINMFEIYLRAGEQYSLELPANHNGHIYMLQGKMSFGLEEEVTLGKTEAGLLSYEESAEDGETDVLQIKALERSKMLIYTGKPIGEPLVARGPFVMNTEAEIEDAFEDYRMGRFGPSSQ from the coding sequence ATGAAAAAGGCTAATCGAGTTATCAGGGACCATTGGAAGGTGCAATATAAAAATCCAGGTTATCCCCATGTCCAGCAAGGGTGGGTTTTGCCTCCAGACCGGATGTATGAGTATGACCCGTTCATCCTGATGGCGGATGATTGGTTCAAACGAGGGACCTTCTCCGATCACCCTCACAGGGGCTTCCAGACCATCACCTATGTGATCGATGGAAGGCTAGAGCATACCGATAACCAGGGCGGGCATTCTGTCTTGCACGCAGGGGATGTCCAGTACATGAATGCGGGGAGCGGTGCCCGCCATGCCGAGGAAGCGGTCGATGAGGATGTCATCCACACGTTGCAACTCTGGTTGAATTTGCCGAAGAGCTTGAAGCAAACGGAATCCTCGTATCAGAATGTTCTTTTGGAAGATGCTCCTTTGGTGGAAGTGGACGGTGGTTCGTTGCGGGTTTACTCGGGAAGTGTAGAGGGAGTGACAGGTCCGATGAACTCATTGGTCCCTATTAATATGTTTGAAATCTACTTGCGAGCAGGAGAGCAATATTCCTTGGAGTTGCCTGCGAATCACAACGGCCATATCTACATGCTGCAAGGCAAGATGAGTTTTGGATTGGAGGAAGAAGTGACATTAGGGAAGACAGAGGCGGGGCTGTTGTCTTATGAGGAGAGTGCGGAAGATGGTGAGACGGATGTTCTTCAAATCAAGGCTTTGGAGCGGTCGAAAATGCTAATCTATACGGGGAAACCTATTGGGGAGCCGCTTGTTGCGAGGGGGCCATTTGTGATGAATACGGAGGCGGAGATAGAAGATGCGTTTGAGGACTACCGTATGGGAAGGTTTGGGCCGTCTTCCCAATAA